From Paenibacillus sp. PL2-23:
CTGGAGGGCGACGACTGGGAGAAGCTTACGATGGCCATCGGCGCCTTGTCGGAGGCTGAGATCTATATCGACGACACGCCGGGCATTACCGTCGCGGATATTCGCGCCAAGTGTCGCCGCCTGAAGAAGGAGCGGGGTCTCGGCATGATTCTGATCGACTACCTGCAGCTGATTCAGGGCCGGGGCAAGGCCGGAGAGAACCGCCAGCAGGAGGTATCCGAGATTTCCCGTACGCTCAAGATGATTGCGAGGGAGCTTGAGGTGCCCGTCATAGCACTGTCCCAGCTCAGCCGCGGCGTCGAGCAGCGGCAGGACAAGCGTCCCATGATGTCTGACCTTCGGGAATCGGGTTCGATCGAGCAGGATGCCGATATTGTCGCGTTCCTGTACCGGGACGATTATTACGACAAGGAATCCGAGAAAAAAAATATTATCGAAATTATTATCGCCAAGCAGCGGAACGGGCCCGTCGGAACGGTCGAGCTCGTCTTCCTGAAGCAATATAATAAATTCGTCAGCCTGGACCGCACGCATATCGATCCATCACAGGCTTCTTAGAATTCCGAACAATTGCTGGGGGCACCTTGCAATTGTTCGTTTTTTCGTTTGACTTCCGCTGGGGAGACTGCTACACTAGTAGTGCTGTCTTCTGGCCATGCGACGCGTTAAAGAACGTGACTGTCGCCGCAAGACGGTAATTTTCGATGCACATGAACGCGCATCGGGCACGGGGGTATGTTTATGTCTACGGTTGTTGTAGTCGGCACGCAGTGGGGAGACGAAGGAAAAGGCAAAATTACCGACTTTCTCGCAGAGGGAGCTGACGTTGTTGCCCGTTACCAAGGAGGCAACAATGCGGGACACACCATTCTCATCGATAATAAGAAATATAAGCTGACGATGATTCCATCGGGCATTTTTAACCATAACAAAACTTGCGTCATCGGCAACGGGATGGTCATTAACCCGCAAGCGCTGATCGACGAAATTAATTATATTCACGATAACGGCTTCTCCACGGACAACCTGAAAATCAGCGATCGCGCGCATGTTATTATGCCGTATCATCTGGTTCTGGACGCGCTTGAGGAGGACCGCAAGGGCGACAACAAGATCGGCACCACGCGCAAGGGCATCGGTCCATGCTACATGGACAAGGCAGCCCGCAACGGCATCCGTATCAGCGACCTGATGGACGCTGAGGAATTCCAGGCACGCGTTCGCGCCATCATGGTGGAGAAAAACAATCTGATCCAGCAAGTATACGGCGGCGAGCCGCTGGATACGGAGCAGGTCATTCGCGATTACCTGGGTTACGCAGAAGTGCTTCGTTCTTACGTAACAGACACATCCGTCGTGCTGAACGACGCGATTGACGAAGGCAGAAAGGTATTGTTTGAGGGCGCGCAAGGCGTCATGCTGGATATCGACCAAGGCACGTATCCGTTCGTAACGTCCTCCAATCCTTCCGCAGGCGGCGTATGTATCGGCTCCGGCGTAGGTCCATCCAAGATTCAGCAGGTTATCGGCGTAGCCAAAGCCTACACGACACGTGTCGGCGACGGTCCGTTCCCTACGGAGCAGGACAATGAGGTGGGCCAGCTGATCCGCGACAAGGGCCATGAGTACGGCACCGTTACAGGTCGTCCGCGCCGCGTGGGCTGGTTCGACACGGTTGTTGTGCGTCACGCGCGCCGTGTGAGCGGGATCACAGGCTTGTCCCTGAACTCGCTGGACGTATTGACGGGTCTGGACACGGTGAAGATCTGCACGGGCTACAAGTACCGCGGCGAGATTATTCATCACTACCCAGCCAGCCTGAAGATGCTGTCGGAGTGTGAGGCGGTATACGAGGAGATGCCAGGCTGGTCGGAGGATATCTCCGGAGCGAAGAAGCTGGAGGATCTGCCGCAGACTACGCTGGACTATGTCAATCGTGTATCGGAGCTGACGGGCATTCCAATCGCCATCTTCTCCGTTGGCCGCAATCGCGAGCAGACGAACCCGGTTCGTCCCATCTACGAATAATATTCATAAGCTGCAAAGAAGCCGTTCCTCCAGGTCGAGGGACGGCTTCTGTCGTTATATTTCCTGCTAGACTGGGAGTGCCCGCGCTGATGCCTGTAATTATTTTCATCCCCATCCTCATGAATGGAATGCTTGCCACTATCGTTGACCATAATGGTAGAGAGAAGAGTGGACTGGCGTATAGAGAGGATCGTTATTTCGGGATAGGAGATGGTTCATCATGTGGAGAGGTCTAGCGTGGATCAGCAGGCTGGTGGCTGCAGGGCTTATTATCAGCTTTCTGTCGATTTGGACGACGGGATATATTGTAACCAGCTATGTAGAGACTCTATTGAAGCAATTCCAGCTTCCAATAGAAGTGCCGCCTATGGCTATGTCGGGCGTATGGGGGCATCTGTGGGGCAGTGATCCGTTGCTCGTGTCCGATGTAGACGGGCGGGAAGCATTGACAGACAGTCGTATAGAGGAGGGAGCCGACTCGGCAGAGCAGCCGGAGGCGGAGGAAGCGTTCAACTCGATAGAGGACGGAGGAGCGCCGTTAACGGACATCGGGGGCGGAGCAGGCAGTCACGCGACAGGAGCAGGCGAAATCGGTGGAGGCAGCTCCGTAGAGGAAGGCACGGCTGGCGGGAGCACGGCGCATGGCGATGATCACGGCTCGATAGAGGGTCTGGACGGCACGGAAACGGCGGTGACAACCGACGAGATCGAAGCGGCCAAGGAGGAGATGAGCGAGGCGGACAAGGCCCAATTGTTCGAGCTGCTCATGGCAAAGCTGCCGCAGGAAGCGTGGCAGCAGATATCCTCCTATGTCGAAGGCGGCTTGACGGAGCAGGAGTTGTCCAGCGTCCAGCAGATCATGGCGCAGCATCTCGACGACACGGAGTATCAGCAAATGATGGAGATTCTGAAAAAATATTAATATTACGTTATGAAGGCAAAGGTTGCCCCAATAATTAACGCTGTGTTAAAGTATTAGGCGAGTGATCCGACGGGAGAATTCGTCTTTTTTCATGTTCGGAGCATGCAAATCTCTCGGTAAGAGTGCGAAAAGGAGACTATCATGACCGTTTTCAGGGACATGAGTCGTATGAAGAAGGTATGGGAGCAGGCGACCCGGTACTTCAAGCGTACGCGCTCGCAAGATTTGAAAGAGCAGCAAGAGGCGGCAGAGGTGATTGTGTCTCAACCGCTGTGGCGCAGGAGGTCGACTCAGCTTATAGGCGGAGCGGCGGTCCTCGTAACGGTTGCCGGCATCATTGGCTACCAGCAATATACAGATTATGTAGAACGCAATACATTCGAATTCTATCATGTATATATAAACGGTGAAGCAGTAGGAACAGTAGGTGCGCCGGAAGAGGTCGACCGCTTGATCGCGGCGGAGACGGCGGAGATGGGGCAAGCCAATCCTGAGATCCATATGGTGCTGGATACGGGCGAGATTACATACGAGCTCGACAGCGGCTTCAAGGTGGTTCCCGAGACAGAGACGACATTATCGAAGCTTGAGGGCTTGTTCACGACTCACGCGCTTGGCGTGGAAGTGAAGATTGACGGCAAGCTGATGGGCGTCGTGAAGGATCAAGCTACGGCGGACAGCATCCTGCAGCGCGTGCAAGCGAAGTTTGCACCGGAGCTCGCAGCTGCAAGCAAGAGTGTAAAGTCCGTTACGACATTATCTTACACACAAGACGGCAAGGTTGAACCATCCGGCGAGGAACAATCGACGGAGCTGACGGAGCCGGGACGCGTCGTGACAGAGGTGGACTTCGTCGAGGAGGTCCAAGTAACGAGCGTCGATGTGGAGCCTTCGGCAATTGCTGAAGGCGAGGATATTTACAAGAGAATTATCGAAGGCAGCACGAAGCCAACCAAATATATCGTACAAGCCGGTGACTGTGTCGGCTGCATCGCGCAGAAATTCGATATCTCCCCACAAGTCATCTATGAGAACAATCCGTGGATTGTGGATGACAAGATTACAGTCGGGGACGAGCTGGACTTGACGGTGCTCATGCCAGAGCTTACCGTACGCACGGTCGAGACGCTGGTTGAGCTGGAGAGCATCGCGCCGCCCGTGGAGGTCCGCAAGAATGACAAGGTCCGCGTGGGCGAGCAGAAGATTATCCAGGAAGGCGTCGATGGCACACAGCGTCTGACGTATCGCATTGAGAAGCAGAACGGCTACGTGATGGCCGAGGAGCTTGTGAACAAGGAAGTTGTCTTAGAGCCGATTACCGAAATCGTCGAGAAGGGCACGATGGTCGTGCTGGGTGAAGGCACGGGCAAATTCATGATTCCGGTGAAGAACTACCGCATCACCAGCACATACGGCCAGCGTTGGGGCCGCCTCCATAGCGGCATTGATTTCGTCGGCAGCTCATCCATTCTGGCTTCCGATTCCGGCAAGGTCGAATACGTCGGCTATCGTACAGGAACGGGCAAGACGATTGTCATTAACCATCAGAATGGCTACAAGACGTTGTACGGCCACTTGAAATCGTATAGCGTAAGCGAAGGCGACAAGGTTCAGAAGGGCGACAAAATTGGCGTCATGGGCAACACGGGCAACTCGACCGGTACGCATCTGCATTTCGAAATTCACAAAAACGGCGTTGCGCAAAACCCGATGAAATATCTGTAAGCAGCTATTATGTATAACGATCATTTATAATAAGACGCAAGAAGCACAGCCTGGCATTTTGGGGTTGTGCTTTTTTTGCCTATATAAGGAACCTATCGCTGACATGCGGTGTCTAATTGGTGAGAGGTGATGGGATGGAGCAGGATTACTGGAGATACGTTGCACGGTTTACCCCGGAGACGCTTGGGGAGCTGATGAAGCAATATGGCCAAGAAGTATGGAACTATG
This genomic window contains:
- a CDS encoding adenylosuccinate synthase, which translates into the protein MSTVVVVGTQWGDEGKGKITDFLAEGADVVARYQGGNNAGHTILIDNKKYKLTMIPSGIFNHNKTCVIGNGMVINPQALIDEINYIHDNGFSTDNLKISDRAHVIMPYHLVLDALEEDRKGDNKIGTTRKGIGPCYMDKAARNGIRISDLMDAEEFQARVRAIMVEKNNLIQQVYGGEPLDTEQVIRDYLGYAEVLRSYVTDTSVVLNDAIDEGRKVLFEGAQGVMLDIDQGTYPFVTSSNPSAGGVCIGSGVGPSKIQQVIGVAKAYTTRVGDGPFPTEQDNEVGQLIRDKGHEYGTVTGRPRRVGWFDTVVVRHARRVSGITGLSLNSLDVLTGLDTVKICTGYKYRGEIIHHYPASLKMLSECEAVYEEMPGWSEDISGAKKLEDLPQTTLDYVNRVSELTGIPIAIFSVGRNREQTNPVRPIYE
- a CDS encoding M23 family metallopeptidase is translated as MTVFRDMSRMKKVWEQATRYFKRTRSQDLKEQQEAAEVIVSQPLWRRRSTQLIGGAAVLVTVAGIIGYQQYTDYVERNTFEFYHVYINGEAVGTVGAPEEVDRLIAAETAEMGQANPEIHMVLDTGEITYELDSGFKVVPETETTLSKLEGLFTTHALGVEVKIDGKLMGVVKDQATADSILQRVQAKFAPELAAASKSVKSVTTLSYTQDGKVEPSGEEQSTELTEPGRVVTEVDFVEEVQVTSVDVEPSAIAEGEDIYKRIIEGSTKPTKYIVQAGDCVGCIAQKFDISPQVIYENNPWIVDDKITVGDELDLTVLMPELTVRTVETLVELESIAPPVEVRKNDKVRVGEQKIIQEGVDGTQRLTYRIEKQNGYVMAEELVNKEVVLEPITEIVEKGTMVVLGEGTGKFMIPVKNYRITSTYGQRWGRLHSGIDFVGSSSILASDSGKVEYVGYRTGTGKTIVINHQNGYKTLYGHLKSYSVSEGDKVQKGDKIGVMGNTGNSTGTHLHFEIHKNGVAQNPMKYL